In one Hymenobacter sp. DG25B genomic region, the following are encoded:
- a CDS encoding helix-turn-helix domain-containing protein, whose amino-acid sequence MTAKAASPLLLELIRRLKALRERRRLTLQQVYEATGVHIGRIEANSLNVTITTLATLCRYYQVTLSEILEQIEVSLEA is encoded by the coding sequence ATGACTGCCAAGGCTGCTTCCCCCTTACTTCTGGAATTGATTCGCCGGCTAAAAGCCCTGCGAGAAAGGCGCCGGCTCACCCTGCAACAAGTGTATGAAGCAACAGGGGTGCATATAGGCCGCATTGAGGCCAACTCCCTGAATGTGACGATTACTACGCTGGCAACACTCTGCCGGTATTACCAGGTAACTCTCTCCGAAATACTGGAGCAAATCGAGGTATCTCTGGAGGCCTGA
- a CDS encoding DEAD/DEAH box helicase family protein — protein sequence MLTPEQKARQLIDAQLTAAGWVLQDRDQLNRTASLGVAVREFPTASGPADYALLVEGKLVGVVEAKKEGTSLTAVAEQTARYLTSATKHIPRTADELPFGYEANGHEIRFLDRRDPEPRSRPVFWFHRPETLRDWARQTATLRARLQHLPVLEPTGLRDCQVEAIRNLEVSLKHDRPRALIQMATGSGKTFTAVTAAYRLIKFAGAKRILFLVDRGNLGRQTLQEFQAYATPDDGRKFTELYNVQNLTSNHLDSVNKVTITTIQRLYSMLRGEAEFEEGNEERSGFELPADAVSKRPKEVAYNPALPPETYDFIIIDECHRSIYNVWQQVLEYFDAHLIGLTATPSKQTFGFFNQNLVMEYSHERAVVDGVNVGFDVYRIETEITGGGARVEKGSAVKMMERQTRRRRWETLDDDLVYTGSQLDRSVTTPDQIRTVLTEFRDRLPQLFPGREHVPKTLIFAKTDHHADEIVDLMREVFGKSNDFCKKITYGTTEGKPDELIKRFRNEFNPRVAVTVDMISTGTDIRPLECLIFLRDVRSRVYYDQMKGRGTRTISLDDLRLVADQEVEAKTRFVIVDAVGVTESEKTETTRTERPNGVSFEKLLEAVALGSQEPEHLRALATRLARLDRQLTDDDRATVAAQTNGGPTVQQLASRLFDAVDPVRQETAALALARLEGAPEPTEVHWEQAQQHLVDTATQALNDPALRTLLTKLHTQKDMVIDLVSKDRVINGGFTTKHSPEEAARRLAQTQVDKFKTFITEHRDEITALQVLHNQPYQRRALTYREIKQLAESMKLESPPLLPEHLWEAYEKLEQSRVRGAGPKMLLTNLISLVRFATEQTELLEAYPLTVEQRYQHWLGRQQQAGRLFTEEQLGWLQMMKERIATSLSVSPDSFTLPPFIDQGGYGRARALFGDALPQVIQELNDELAA from the coding sequence ATGCTTACTCCCGAACAGAAAGCTCGCCAACTGATTGATGCGCAACTGACGGCAGCAGGCTGGGTGCTGCAGGACCGGGACCAGCTGAATCGCACCGCCTCGTTAGGGGTAGCCGTGCGGGAGTTTCCCACCGCCTCGGGCCCGGCTGACTATGCCCTGCTGGTGGAAGGCAAGCTGGTAGGTGTGGTAGAAGCTAAGAAGGAAGGCACCTCCCTGACGGCCGTAGCCGAGCAGACGGCGCGCTACCTGACCAGCGCCACCAAGCATATTCCGCGTACGGCCGACGAGCTGCCCTTTGGGTACGAGGCCAACGGCCACGAAATTCGGTTTCTGGACCGGCGTGACCCGGAGCCCCGATCCCGACCGGTGTTCTGGTTTCATCGGCCAGAAACGCTGCGCGACTGGGCGCGGCAGACGGCCACGCTACGGGCTCGCCTGCAGCATCTGCCCGTGCTGGAACCCACGGGCCTGCGCGACTGCCAGGTAGAGGCCATCCGCAACCTGGAAGTCTCCCTGAAGCACGACCGGCCGCGGGCCCTGATTCAGATGGCCACGGGCTCAGGCAAGACCTTTACGGCCGTAACGGCTGCGTACCGGCTCATCAAGTTTGCCGGGGCCAAGCGCATCCTGTTTCTGGTAGACCGGGGTAACCTGGGCCGGCAGACGCTGCAGGAGTTCCAGGCCTACGCTACCCCCGACGACGGGCGCAAGTTTACAGAGCTGTACAACGTGCAGAACCTGACGAGCAACCACCTCGACTCGGTAAACAAAGTCACCATCACCACCATTCAGCGGCTGTACTCCATGCTGCGGGGTGAGGCGGAGTTTGAGGAGGGCAACGAGGAGCGCTCGGGGTTTGAGCTGCCGGCCGATGCCGTGAGCAAGCGGCCCAAGGAAGTGGCCTACAACCCGGCCCTGCCGCCGGAAACCTACGACTTCATCATTATCGACGAGTGCCACCGCTCCATCTACAACGTGTGGCAGCAGGTGCTGGAGTACTTTGATGCCCACCTGATTGGGCTGACGGCTACCCCATCCAAACAGACCTTCGGCTTCTTCAACCAGAATCTGGTGATGGAGTACAGCCACGAGCGGGCCGTAGTAGACGGCGTGAACGTGGGCTTCGACGTGTACCGCATTGAGACTGAAATAACCGGAGGCGGAGCCCGGGTAGAGAAGGGCAGCGCCGTGAAGATGATGGAGCGCCAGACCCGGCGGCGGCGCTGGGAAACGCTGGACGACGACCTGGTGTACACCGGCAGCCAACTGGACCGCTCCGTCACCACGCCCGACCAGATACGCACGGTGCTGACCGAGTTCCGGGACCGGCTGCCCCAGCTGTTCCCTGGGCGGGAGCATGTGCCCAAGACCTTGATATTCGCTAAGACCGACCACCACGCCGACGAAATTGTGGATTTGATGCGGGAGGTCTTCGGCAAGAGCAACGACTTCTGCAAAAAGATAACTTACGGCACCACTGAGGGCAAGCCCGACGAGCTGATTAAGCGGTTTCGCAACGAGTTTAACCCGCGGGTGGCCGTAACGGTGGATATGATTTCCACCGGTACCGACATCCGGCCGCTGGAGTGCCTGATTTTCCTGCGCGACGTACGCAGCCGGGTATACTACGACCAGATGAAAGGCCGGGGCACGCGTACCATCAGCCTGGACGACCTGCGCCTGGTGGCCGACCAGGAAGTGGAGGCCAAAACCCGCTTTGTGATAGTAGACGCCGTGGGCGTGACGGAGAGCGAGAAAACCGAAACCACCCGCACCGAGCGCCCCAACGGCGTGAGCTTTGAGAAGCTGCTGGAAGCGGTGGCCCTGGGCAGCCAGGAGCCCGAGCACCTGCGCGCCCTGGCCACCCGCCTGGCCCGGCTAGACCGGCAACTGACTGACGACGACCGCGCCACCGTGGCTGCTCAGACCAACGGCGGCCCCACGGTGCAGCAGCTGGCCAGCCGGCTGTTTGATGCCGTGGACCCCGTGCGACAGGAAACCGCCGCGCTAGCCCTAGCCAGACTGGAAGGCGCCCCCGAGCCCACCGAGGTACACTGGGAACAGGCCCAGCAGCATTTGGTCGATACAGCCACCCAAGCCCTGAACGACCCGGCCCTGCGCACGCTGCTCACGAAGCTGCACACCCAGAAAGACATGGTGATTGACCTAGTGAGCAAAGACCGGGTGATTAACGGCGGCTTTACTACCAAACACTCCCCGGAGGAAGCAGCACGGCGGCTGGCCCAGACGCAGGTAGACAAGTTCAAGACCTTTATCACCGAGCACCGCGACGAGATAACGGCCCTGCAGGTGCTACACAACCAACCTTACCAGCGCCGGGCCCTCACCTACCGCGAGATAAAGCAGCTGGCCGAATCCATGAAGCTGGAGAGCCCACCCCTGCTGCCCGAGCACCTGTGGGAGGCCTACGAGAAGCTGGAGCAGAGCCGGGTGCGTGGGGCCGGTCCCAAAATGCTGCTCACCAACCTCATCAGCCTGGTGCGCTTTGCTACCGAGCAGACAGAACTGCTGGAGGCCTACCCGCTCACGGTGGAGCAGCGCTACCAGCACTGGCTGGGCCGGCAGCAGCAGGCCGGGCGGCTGTTTACCGAGGAGCAGCTGGGCTGGCTACAGATGATGAAGGAGCGCATCGCTACCTCGCTGAGCGTTAGCCCCGACTCCTTCACGCTGCCCCCCTTCATTGACCAAGGCGGCTACGGCCGTGCTCGTGCTCTATTTGGCGACGCGCTGCCGCAGGTAATACAGGAATTAAACGATGAGTTGGCCGCGTAA
- a CDS encoding XrtX-associated membrane protein, with the protein MHSPGVNGRLSRILRKLVLLLLGSGLFVLGQFDEQVFTGLARLWRAGMALMGPAGQYLLQAGTHTQLTSHGMPVALTYRVLYLGLSILLLRVLLRGRFQWQIVLAYAGAFLTGCMLLAVGQGLHLQVMSLLAHQLIDFLCSPLAVLLAYPLLVLAEKESALLEVKNS; encoded by the coding sequence ATGCATAGTCCGGGCGTGAATGGGCGGTTATCCCGGATACTGCGGAAGCTAGTCCTGCTCCTACTGGGCAGCGGGCTGTTTGTGCTGGGGCAGTTTGATGAGCAGGTATTTACCGGACTAGCACGGCTATGGCGAGCCGGGATGGCATTGATGGGACCGGCCGGGCAGTACTTATTGCAAGCAGGCACACACACGCAGCTCACGAGCCATGGGATGCCGGTAGCGCTGACGTACAGGGTTCTGTATCTGGGCTTGAGCATCCTCCTGCTGCGCGTCCTGCTGCGGGGGCGTTTCCAGTGGCAGATTGTGCTGGCATATGCCGGGGCCTTTCTGACGGGGTGTATGCTGCTGGCTGTAGGACAAGGCTTACACCTGCAGGTAATGAGCCTGCTGGCTCATCAACTGATTGATTTCCTCTGCTCGCCTCTGGCTGTTCTGCTGGCGTACCCTTTACTAGTGCTGGCGGAAAAAGAATCTGCCCTGCTCGAAGTCAAAAATTCTTAA
- a CDS encoding PID-CTERM protein-sorting domain-containing protein: MNTSRFILSSFLSGALLVLAVSFSSPLYAQGQPGDGGPTPDPEPAPTAVPIDGGASLLLAGSVAYGLNTLRKRRSRS, from the coding sequence ATGAATACCTCTCGCTTTATCCTCTCTTCCTTCCTGAGTGGCGCCTTGCTGGTGCTGGCCGTTAGCTTTTCTTCTCCTCTGTATGCCCAGGGCCAGCCGGGGGATGGTGGCCCGACGCCGGATCCGGAACCCGCGCCCACGGCCGTGCCCATTGATGGCGGCGCTTCGCTGCTGCTGGCCGGCAGCGTGGCCTATGGTCTGAACACGTTGCGCAAACGTCGTTCCCGGTCTTAA
- a CDS encoding T9SS type A sorting domain-containing protein: MVAKYDPRTGEGWDWATASYSNGNLMGSSVRYISDTYYAYGKVWITGIVAGPSVAFPTAQGVTTLTPGGTTAPGNRDVFIASASYGNWGSASNFVSQYITNAPAGGHIAHDGSNFIYITGYNPAPGNATGVSSPAGAFIAGYNPYAATFEWAQEIPDAYLYTTALAGRGTTSGASLSGKLPGTFAFGTTKLVPSTSTSDYVAQISRSGVWQSAMGLGGSTADLFGRELDTHYADAVYLSGGYNGTSMSVGNQTLPTAQGGGDNFVARLAIGSSVTIASFTPTNGLVGTSITLTGSGFSGTTSVSFNGTSASEFTVNEGGRQIIVKVPAGATSGLISVTTPSGSASSSKTFEVITDLTDLIVSDNQLVQGSYRNVTVTSTGVANLIGTLTVYGQMVVQGNGLLSQNNSSNTINGPGGFTLASGAKIFIVSEEGLSATEAVGPIQVTGSRNFSQSADYYYPADASQETGSGLPRRVRFLSIETVVKLTQPVAIRGGVSVTNTGNLLLNSHMLTLLSDADSTAIVANFGLGRVIGMATVQRYISEGANAGAGYRHLSAPVSGSTVADIATAGFIPTINSAYNKAIAPGAITPFPTVFGYDEARVATSPATTLSTFDKGWVSPTSLASSLEVGHGYTVNLAAKQTVDFVGALNTGPISIPITQTNSNGGWHLLGNPYPTLIDWSQVAVPPGLDNAMYVFESTDRYTGQYRSCVNGVGNPMVAMGQGFFVHSTAGAGPTTLVLTNNIRSVNVLTSAAPLKRPSTDLRPRLQLTLQGTTPSLSDATDVYFESGATDGVDARYDAVKLRNPHGLSLYSVTGSGNELAINGLPVLTSGAVVPLGLVIPQIGTYTLKVAKLLHLESTPVVLVDAVTGQETDLQTQAAYTFTTDSKAVSGRFALRFGPATATPTRAALLATAIALYPNPAHHTVTLALPSVPGTKTAQVAVFNALGQEVRQFELGLKPNGAEHKLELANLPAGVYSVHVQAGEVATTKRLVIE; this comes from the coding sequence GTGGTAGCCAAATATGATCCTCGCACTGGCGAAGGCTGGGATTGGGCGACTGCTTCCTACAGTAATGGCAACCTAATGGGTTCGTCCGTTCGCTATATTTCGGACACATACTATGCTTACGGTAAAGTATGGATTACCGGCATTGTTGCAGGACCCTCTGTAGCTTTCCCCACCGCACAGGGCGTAACCACATTGACGCCTGGTGGCACTACGGCCCCTGGTAACCGTGACGTGTTCATTGCCTCGGCCAGCTATGGCAACTGGGGCAGTGCAAGCAACTTTGTTAGTCAATATATTACCAATGCACCCGCTGGCGGCCATATTGCCCACGATGGCAGCAATTTTATCTATATAACAGGCTATAATCCAGCCCCCGGCAATGCTACTGGGGTCTCATCTCCTGCCGGGGCTTTTATAGCAGGGTATAATCCTTACGCAGCTACTTTTGAATGGGCTCAGGAAATTCCTGATGCTTACCTTTATACAACAGCATTGGCAGGGAGAGGTACTACCTCTGGCGCCTCCTTATCTGGGAAGTTGCCGGGTACCTTTGCCTTTGGCACTACTAAACTTGTCCCAAGTACTTCTACTTCTGATTATGTAGCTCAAATTAGCCGATCTGGGGTTTGGCAATCGGCAATGGGTCTTGGTGGTTCCACTGCGGATCTCTTCGGTCGAGAATTAGATACGCATTACGCGGATGCTGTTTATCTATCTGGTGGCTACAACGGTACTAGCATGAGTGTGGGTAACCAGACTCTACCTACTGCACAAGGAGGAGGCGATAATTTTGTGGCGCGCCTTGCTATAGGTTCATCAGTTACCATAGCCTCCTTTACTCCTACAAATGGTTTAGTCGGCACATCCATAACTTTAACAGGTTCGGGATTCAGCGGTACAACCAGCGTATCTTTTAATGGCACCTCCGCTTCCGAATTTACAGTAAATGAAGGTGGCAGACAAATTATCGTAAAAGTGCCGGCAGGAGCTACTTCAGGCCTCATCTCTGTCACCACGCCCAGCGGTTCCGCTTCCAGTTCTAAAACTTTTGAGGTAATCACAGACTTAACTGACCTTATAGTAAGCGACAATCAATTGGTTCAAGGCAGCTATCGGAATGTGACTGTTACCAGCACCGGAGTTGCAAACTTGATTGGGACCCTAACTGTTTATGGTCAGATGGTGGTCCAGGGAAACGGTCTTTTAAGCCAAAATAATAGCAGTAATACAATTAATGGCCCTGGAGGATTTACTCTAGCTTCTGGCGCTAAGATATTTATTGTGTCAGAAGAGGGGTTAAGTGCAACAGAAGCAGTTGGGCCGATCCAAGTAACCGGATCACGTAATTTCTCCCAGTCCGCAGATTATTATTATCCCGCCGACGCGAGTCAGGAGACTGGTTCAGGGTTACCCCGCCGCGTTCGCTTTCTGAGCATTGAGACAGTTGTGAAACTTACCCAACCCGTTGCCATCCGAGGCGGGGTATCAGTGACTAACACAGGGAATCTACTCTTAAATAGCCACATGCTCACTCTTCTTTCTGATGCTGATTCTACTGCTATAGTAGCAAACTTTGGCTTAGGTCGGGTCATTGGGATGGCCACAGTGCAACGCTATATTAGCGAAGGTGCGAATGCTGGTGCTGGCTATCGTCACCTCTCTGCACCGGTGTCCGGTTCTACTGTAGCAGATATAGCTACAGCGGGCTTTATACCAACTATCAATTCGGCTTACAACAAGGCAATAGCGCCAGGAGCTATTACCCCATTTCCTACTGTATTTGGTTACGATGAAGCTAGGGTAGCTACTAGTCCAGCTACTACTCTATCAACCTTTGACAAAGGCTGGGTATCGCCGACCAGTTTAGCCTCTTCTCTGGAGGTTGGTCACGGATATACGGTCAACTTAGCTGCAAAGCAGACAGTCGATTTTGTAGGCGCTCTGAACACCGGTCCCATTAGTATACCCATCACCCAAACTAATTCCAATGGAGGTTGGCATTTACTAGGTAACCCTTATCCAACTTTAATCGACTGGAGCCAAGTAGCAGTTCCTCCTGGCCTTGATAATGCTATGTATGTTTTTGAAAGTACCGACCGTTATACCGGACAGTATAGAAGTTGCGTCAATGGAGTGGGCAACCCAATGGTTGCTATGGGGCAAGGTTTTTTCGTGCACTCTACTGCAGGGGCAGGCCCAACTACACTAGTTTTAACCAACAATATCCGATCTGTGAATGTGTTAACTAGCGCTGCCCCGCTAAAACGGCCTTCCACTGATCTTCGTCCTCGCCTACAGCTAACCTTACAAGGAACGACACCATCTCTGTCTGATGCTACGGACGTATATTTCGAGTCTGGTGCTACTGATGGCGTAGATGCTCGATATGATGCTGTGAAGCTCCGCAACCCGCATGGCTTGTCACTATACTCAGTCACTGGCTCCGGGAATGAGCTAGCGATTAATGGCTTGCCGGTTCTAACTTCCGGGGCGGTGGTACCACTTGGGCTTGTTATTCCTCAGATTGGAACCTACACGCTGAAGGTGGCTAAGCTGTTGCATTTGGAAAGCACCCCTGTCGTCCTAGTGGATGCGGTAACGGGCCAGGAAACGGACCTACAGACGCAGGCAGCGTATACCTTCACGACTGATTCCAAAGCTGTTAGTGGCCGTTTCGCGTTGCGCTTTGGGCCGGCCACGGCCACGCCTACCAGGGCGGCGCTGCTGGCGACAGCCATAGCCTTGTATCCCAACCCGGCCCACCATACAGTAACGCTAGCTTTACCTAGTGTACCCGGCACGAAAACAGCGCAGGTAGCGGTATTCAATGCCCTGGGGCAAGAGGTGCGACAGTTTGAGTTGGGCCTGAAGCCTAATGGCGCGGAGCACAAGCTGGAACTGGCTAATCTACCCGCGGGTGTGTACTCGGTGCACGTCCAGGCCGGTGAGGTTGCCACGACCAAACGCTTGGTTATTGAATAG
- the xrtX gene encoding exosortase X, protein MNRLFQSPLRVFLLRALLLLLVWHVGYTLWLGPQGQLDQALSVNLAQASAFALRGLGIDAQVEQLRLVSVSGQPAVWVGHPCNGLVLYTLFAGFVLSFPSPGTRKGWFIPLGCLMIYLLNIIRVAALAVLQHWGPAGSVDFNHHYTFTFVVYGAIGGLWVLWVRRQASVTSAAEASYA, encoded by the coding sequence ATGAATCGTCTCTTTCAATCCCCCCTACGGGTATTTCTGTTGCGCGCCCTGCTGCTGCTGCTGGTCTGGCACGTGGGTTACACGCTGTGGCTGGGGCCGCAGGGTCAGCTGGACCAGGCCTTGTCGGTGAACCTGGCGCAGGCCAGCGCTTTCGCACTGCGCGGCCTGGGCATAGACGCACAAGTCGAGCAGCTGCGGCTGGTGAGCGTGAGCGGGCAGCCGGCCGTGTGGGTGGGCCACCCCTGCAATGGGTTGGTGCTCTACACGCTGTTTGCCGGCTTTGTGCTGTCTTTTCCCAGCCCAGGCACGCGCAAAGGGTGGTTTATCCCCCTGGGCTGCCTGATGATTTACCTGCTGAATATTATCCGGGTAGCGGCGCTGGCGGTGCTGCAGCACTGGGGCCCGGCCGGCAGCGTGGACTTCAACCACCACTACACCTTCACCTTCGTGGTGTACGGCGCCATTGGAGGCTTGTGGGTGCTGTGGGTGCGGCGGCAGGCTTCGGTTACTTCCGCTGCGGAGGCCAGCTATGCATAG
- a CDS encoding ADP-ribosylglycohydrolase family protein, translating to MKPTLSSSVTEQCRAALLGLAVGDALGVPVEFQSRAARRQDPVVHMRAYGTHNQPAGTWSDDASLTFCLAEAIADGFTLPKLARNCCRWYEDNFWTPHGRVFDIGITTREALQRLQAKPGLVRAGGTDEYSNGNGALMRILPLAFYQTNAPLQERFQLIFDVAAVTHGHIRSAVACFLYLEIARHLRAGLTPAEAYAQLCQEGPAQLRALNIPAKEADHFERILSGRLPDVNVLAINSGGYVMHTLEAALWCLLRYETYAETVLAAVNLGDDTDTTGAVTGGLAGLYYGEAAIPAEWLQVLARRADIEGLAYRMVAATISVDAPPA from the coding sequence ATGAAACCTACTCTCTCCTCTTCGGTAACAGAACAATGTCGGGCGGCCTTGCTGGGGTTGGCGGTGGGTGATGCGCTAGGAGTGCCCGTGGAGTTTCAAAGCCGCGCAGCCCGGCGTCAGGACCCAGTCGTCCACATGCGCGCCTACGGGACACACAACCAGCCCGCTGGTACCTGGTCCGATGATGCCTCCCTGACCTTCTGTTTGGCCGAAGCCATTGCCGATGGCTTCACGCTGCCCAAGCTGGCCCGCAACTGCTGCCGTTGGTATGAGGACAACTTCTGGACACCCCACGGCCGCGTGTTTGACATCGGCATTACCACCCGCGAGGCCTTGCAGCGCCTGCAGGCAAAGCCTGGGCTGGTGCGCGCCGGCGGCACCGACGAGTATAGCAATGGAAATGGGGCCCTGATGCGGATTCTGCCCTTGGCCTTCTACCAGACCAATGCTCCGCTACAGGAGCGGTTCCAGCTAATCTTTGACGTGGCGGCCGTCACCCACGGGCATATCCGCTCCGCGGTGGCCTGCTTCCTGTATCTGGAAATAGCGCGCCACTTGCGCGCAGGCCTCACGCCGGCTGAAGCCTATGCCCAGCTCTGCCAGGAGGGGCCGGCCCAGTTGCGGGCTCTGAACATTCCCGCCAAGGAAGCCGACCACTTCGAGCGTATCCTCAGCGGCCGGCTGCCCGACGTGAACGTGCTAGCTATCAACAGCGGCGGCTATGTAATGCACACGCTGGAGGCGGCCCTCTGGTGCCTGCTGCGCTATGAAACCTACGCCGAAACCGTACTAGCCGCCGTCAACCTCGGCGACGATACCGATACCACCGGCGCCGTGACTGGTGGCCTAGCTGGCCTGTACTATGGCGAAGCCGCCATTCCTGCTGAGTGGCTCCAGGTGCTGGCTCGTCGCGCCGATATCGAAGGCCTGGCCTATCGGATGGTCGCTGCTACTATCTCAGTCGATGCTCCTCCCGCTTAA